The following proteins are co-located in the Streptomyces sp. NBC_00435 genome:
- a CDS encoding alpha/beta hydrolase produces MHQDPQRPRPDGQSHQPYQPYQPYTPDGQYQPDGQYQPDQPDRPGALPAHEQQAYVPPHIPGRPRRPRRVLWISAAVAFALLLGGGGFAAWKLDWFSGNGSEVSFGKTPPPAVAEGGTKTPGQVPASPPAPTGDPDVQLETGPRAEFKQTAKLDDGTVIAKTRLAGAKSGFTGDVWVWTPKEYNDPKYARSGFPVLIALPGGNGFPSNYWSDRSLGLQKAISEGVQAGTSLPFVLVMPVLNPDAKYYYDGSDIPGQPKMGTWIAEDVPDFARANFRTYRSRDGWAFMGSSSGAFVGMKQVLQHPDRFKAVIASGGEIVPDSPFWKGHQTEMDANNPENLAQKLIDANGPEVYINFQIGTKESGKQRMTQFQQKYARGPVRMTIRDIQNGEHNGWHYVRGMKEGSLEWISKVLKGPKPETG; encoded by the coding sequence GTGCACCAGGACCCGCAGCGCCCGCGGCCCGATGGCCAGTCGCACCAGCCCTACCAGCCCTACCAGCCGTACACGCCGGACGGGCAGTACCAGCCGGACGGCCAGTACCAGCCGGACCAGCCGGATCGCCCCGGGGCCCTGCCGGCGCACGAGCAGCAGGCGTACGTCCCCCCGCACATACCCGGGCGCCCCCGGCGCCCCCGCCGCGTGCTGTGGATCAGCGCGGCCGTCGCCTTCGCGCTCCTCCTCGGCGGCGGTGGCTTCGCTGCCTGGAAGCTGGACTGGTTCTCCGGCAACGGCTCCGAGGTGAGCTTCGGCAAGACCCCGCCGCCCGCCGTCGCGGAGGGCGGGACGAAGACCCCGGGTCAGGTACCGGCGAGCCCGCCCGCGCCGACCGGCGACCCCGACGTGCAGCTGGAGACCGGCCCGCGCGCGGAGTTCAAGCAGACCGCCAAGCTCGACGACGGCACGGTCATCGCCAAGACCCGGCTGGCGGGCGCCAAGTCCGGATTCACGGGCGACGTCTGGGTCTGGACGCCGAAGGAGTACAACGACCCGAAGTACGCCAGGAGCGGCTTCCCGGTCCTCATCGCGCTCCCCGGTGGCAACGGCTTCCCGTCCAATTACTGGTCCGACCGCAGCCTCGGCCTCCAAAAGGCCATCAGCGAGGGCGTCCAGGCCGGCACCAGCCTGCCGTTCGTCCTGGTCATGCCGGTGCTCAACCCGGACGCCAAGTACTACTACGACGGCTCCGACATCCCCGGACAGCCCAAGATGGGCACGTGGATCGCCGAGGACGTCCCGGACTTCGCCCGCGCCAACTTCCGTACGTACAGATCGCGCGACGGGTGGGCCTTCATGGGCTCCTCCTCCGGCGCCTTCGTGGGCATGAAGCAGGTCCTCCAGCACCCGGACAGGTTCAAAGCCGTGATCGCCAGCGGCGGCGAGATCGTTCCCGACTCCCCGTTCTGGAAGGGACACCAGACGGAGATGGACGCGAACAACCCCGAGAACCTCGCGCAGAAGCTGATCGACGCCAACGGCCCCGAGGTCTACATCAACTTCCAGATCGGGACCAAGGAGAGCGGCAAGCAGCGCATGACGCAGTTCCAGCAGAAGTACGCCAGGGGCCCGGTCAGGATGACCATCCGGGACATCCAGAACGGCGAGCACAACGGCTGGCACTACGTGCGCGGCATGAAGGAGGGCTCGCTCGAGTGGATCAGCAAGGTGCTGAAGGGGCCGAAGCCCGAAACCGGCTGA
- a CDS encoding alpha/beta hydrolase, which produces MHQDQQDGRRPKRRLRLILISGGLCLTLAAGGTAAYRYGLFSDVGDPISFGEKTRTAAAPAAHVRPGVSMPTGPKAAFVRTARLPDGTQIAKTTLTGKKSGFTGDVWVWVPKEYDDPAYADSAFPVLISLPGGRGYPTNYWGTGPGLGLQKAVSDGAKAGTSLPFILIMPVQNADTKHHFDASDIPGEPKMGTWMVEDVPDFTKANFRTFTSRDGWAFMGSSAGGFGAFKHVLKYPERFKAAIASGVDIVPDSPLWKGDTQAMDENNPEKLAEKLIDAGGPDVYINFQIGTEESGRDKAEKFIREYGRGPVHTRLQVIQDGEHNGKSYVRGMREGVLEWISKVMSAPTPAPMPRPTGSGSAGAAASR; this is translated from the coding sequence GTGCACCAAGACCAGCAGGACGGCCGCCGTCCCAAGCGCCGTCTGCGCCTGATCCTGATCAGTGGCGGGCTCTGCCTGACCCTGGCCGCGGGCGGTACGGCCGCGTACCGGTACGGGCTCTTCTCGGACGTAGGCGATCCGATCTCCTTCGGGGAGAAGACCCGGACGGCGGCGGCCCCCGCCGCCCATGTCCGGCCCGGCGTGAGCATGCCGACCGGACCGAAGGCCGCGTTCGTCCGCACCGCCCGGCTGCCGGACGGCACCCAGATCGCCAAGACCACCCTGACGGGCAAGAAGTCCGGATTCACGGGTGACGTGTGGGTGTGGGTGCCGAAGGAGTACGACGACCCGGCCTACGCCGACAGTGCCTTCCCCGTCCTGATCTCCCTGCCCGGCGGCCGCGGCTACCCCACGAACTACTGGGGGACGGGCCCCGGACTCGGCCTCCAGAAGGCCGTGAGCGACGGGGCGAAGGCCGGTACGAGCCTGCCCTTCATCCTGATCATGCCGGTGCAGAACGCCGACACCAAGCACCATTTCGACGCCTCGGACATCCCCGGAGAGCCGAAGATGGGCACCTGGATGGTCGAAGACGTCCCGGATTTCACGAAGGCCAATTTCCGGACCTTCACCTCCCGCGACGGCTGGGCCTTCATGGGCTCCTCGGCGGGCGGGTTCGGCGCCTTCAAGCACGTCCTGAAGTACCCCGAACGGTTCAAGGCGGCCATCGCGAGCGGGGTCGACATCGTCCCCGATTCCCCGCTGTGGAAGGGGGACACGCAGGCCATGGACGAGAACAACCCCGAGAAGCTGGCCGAGAAGCTGATCGACGCGGGCGGCCCGGACGTCTACATCAACTTCCAGATCGGCACCGAGGAGAGCGGCCGGGACAAGGCCGAGAAGTTCATCCGGGAGTACGGGAGGGGCCCCGTGCACACCCGCCTGCAGGTGATCCAGGATGGTGAGCACAACGGCAAGTCGTACGTACGCGGGATGAGGGAGGGCGTACTGGAGTGGATCAGCAAGGTGATGTCCGCACCGACCCCGGCCCCGATGCCGCGGCCCACCGGGAGTGGCAGCGCGGGCGCCGCCGCCTCCCGGTGA
- a CDS encoding trypsin-like serine peptidase: MDQQGDVRTDPGPDAAAHREWQRGRRRLPVTGVKAIASAAAAGAAALLALVFVKTSGGYQDGGAIPFPTVGVLMANGEHWCTASVVDSPQGNVVATAAHCVAPAGEDGQPGEVAHDGLAIGELAFAPAFSGEGSGNQPLGVWKVRSIQVDERWTKWGDDTADFAFLSVEPDEDGRSLQDVVGHGEAPKPAWTSGYDREVTVVGYPESQHNPQNKPVACTTQSRHDEDDPAMLYINCSGFWTGTSGSPWIADRGGPGRPGQLIGVLSGGDTDVDSTAALFDDRAKALYERAVKARARG, translated from the coding sequence GTGGATCAGCAAGGTGATGTCCGCACCGACCCCGGCCCCGATGCCGCGGCCCACCGGGAGTGGCAGCGCGGGCGCCGCCGCCTCCCGGTGACCGGGGTCAAGGCGATCGCCTCGGCCGCCGCCGCGGGAGCCGCCGCCCTGCTCGCGCTGGTGTTCGTGAAGACCTCCGGCGGCTACCAGGACGGCGGTGCGATCCCCTTCCCCACCGTCGGCGTGCTCATGGCCAACGGTGAGCACTGGTGCACGGCCAGCGTCGTCGACAGCCCGCAGGGCAACGTCGTCGCCACCGCCGCGCACTGCGTGGCCCCCGCGGGCGAGGACGGGCAGCCCGGCGAGGTCGCGCACGACGGGCTGGCCATCGGCGAGCTCGCCTTCGCCCCCGCCTTCTCCGGGGAGGGCTCCGGGAACCAGCCGCTCGGGGTGTGGAAGGTCCGCTCCATCCAGGTCGACGAGCGCTGGACGAAGTGGGGCGACGACACGGCGGACTTCGCCTTCCTCAGCGTCGAACCGGACGAGGACGGGCGCAGCCTGCAGGACGTCGTCGGACACGGCGAGGCCCCGAAGCCCGCCTGGACCTCCGGCTACGACCGGGAGGTGACCGTCGTCGGCTATCCGGAATCGCAGCACAACCCCCAGAACAAGCCCGTCGCCTGTACGACGCAGAGCCGCCACGACGAGGACGACCCGGCGATGCTGTACATCAACTGCTCCGGCTTCTGGACGGGGACCAGCGGCAGCCCGTGGATCGCCGACCGGGGCGGACCGGGTCGGCCGGGGCAGCTGATCGGGGTGCTGAGCGGCGGGGACACGGACGTGGACTCGACGGCCGCGCTCTTCGACGACCGGGCGAAGGCGCTGTACGAGCGGGCCGTGAAGGCGAGGGCGAGGGGCTGA
- a CDS encoding EamA family transporter: MQTSTTRVWIALALVYVVWGSTYLGIRIVVETMPPFLSAGARFVTAGALLAGIVARRDGPSALRATRAQVGSAVLVGLLLVLGGNGLVVLAETTIPSGLAALLVAAVPMWLVVLRAGSGDRPSPRTLAGVLLGFGGLAVLTSPGLGGEIGLGGVLLVIAASMLWSLGSFSAAKLTLPANPFTGSAYQMLAGGAGGIAVGLCRGEQHGLDPASYSTASWLALGYLVLIGSLVGFTAYVWLLRAAPLSLVATYAYVNPVVAVALGWLILDEALTWPILLGGAIVVAAVCVIVSTERRG, encoded by the coding sequence ATGCAGACCTCAACGACCCGCGTCTGGATCGCCCTCGCCCTCGTCTACGTCGTCTGGGGCTCGACCTACCTCGGCATCCGGATCGTCGTCGAGACCATGCCCCCGTTCCTCTCCGCCGGCGCCCGCTTCGTCACCGCCGGCGCCCTCCTCGCCGGCATCGTCGCCCGGCGCGACGGCCCGTCGGCCCTCAGGGCCACCCGCGCCCAGGTGGGCTCCGCCGTCCTCGTCGGCCTGCTGCTGGTCCTCGGGGGCAACGGCCTCGTCGTGCTCGCCGAGACCACGATCCCCTCCGGGCTCGCCGCCCTCCTGGTGGCCGCCGTACCCATGTGGCTGGTCGTCCTGCGCGCCGGCTCCGGCGACCGCCCCTCGCCCCGCACCCTGGCCGGGGTGCTGCTGGGCTTCGGCGGGCTCGCCGTCCTGACCAGCCCGGGCCTCGGCGGCGAGATCGGGCTCGGCGGGGTGCTGCTGGTGATCGCCGCTTCGATGCTCTGGTCGCTCGGCTCCTTCTCGGCGGCGAAGCTGACCCTGCCCGCGAACCCCTTCACCGGCAGCGCGTACCAGATGCTCGCGGGCGGGGCCGGCGGGATCGCTGTCGGGCTGTGCCGCGGCGAGCAGCACGGCCTGGACCCCGCCTCGTACTCCACCGCTTCCTGGCTGGCCCTCGGGTACCTCGTGCTGATCGGCTCGCTCGTCGGCTTCACCGCGTACGTGTGGCTGCTGCGGGCGGCCCCGCTCTCGCTGGTGGCCACCTACGCCTACGTGAATCCGGTCGTGGCCGTCGCCCTCGGCTGGCTGATCCTCGACGAGGCCCTGACCTGGCCGATCCTGCTCGGCGGCGCGATCGTCGTGGCGGCGGTCTGCGTGATCGTGAGCACCGAGCGCCGCGGCTGA
- a CDS encoding pyridoxal-phosphate dependent enzyme, producing MTHALPGYICAEDGTRADARSAPWCCPVCGGPWDLDFTPDPTAPLEPAAGPNSLWRYGSALPLTGAFAVTLAEGNTPLVPLAERVHAKLDFLMPTLSFKDRGAVMLAELARRLGPRRVVADSSGNAGTAFAAYCARAGLECEVFVPEGTSAKKTEQMRAHGAAVRVVPGGREAAAVAAREAADLPGVFYASHVFNPYFLHGTKTYVYEVWEALGGHLPEVLVVPVGNGTLLLGAALAVEELARRGVRPPTLIAVQSAAVAPLASAFHAGAEDAEAVPQLPTLAEGIAIPAPPRARQILAAVRKSGGTFLTVPDDAVRTAQLDLARRGLFVEPTAAACWAAVGPTAPDNPLQDRTAVIPLCGAGAKTGLAAPAA from the coding sequence ATGACGCACGCACTGCCCGGTTACATCTGCGCCGAAGACGGCACCCGCGCCGACGCGCGGAGCGCGCCCTGGTGCTGCCCGGTCTGCGGCGGCCCGTGGGACCTCGACTTCACCCCCGACCCGACCGCTCCGCTGGAGCCCGCGGCCGGCCCCAATTCGCTCTGGCGCTACGGCTCGGCGCTGCCCCTGACCGGAGCGTTCGCCGTGACGCTGGCGGAGGGGAACACCCCGCTGGTGCCGCTGGCGGAGCGGGTGCACGCCAAGCTCGACTTCCTGATGCCGACGCTGTCGTTCAAGGACCGGGGTGCGGTGATGCTCGCGGAGCTGGCCCGGCGGCTGGGTCCCCGACGGGTGGTGGCGGACAGCAGCGGCAACGCCGGGACGGCGTTCGCGGCGTACTGCGCGCGGGCCGGGCTGGAGTGCGAGGTGTTCGTGCCGGAGGGCACCTCGGCGAAGAAGACCGAGCAGATGCGCGCGCACGGAGCGGCGGTGCGGGTGGTGCCCGGCGGGCGGGAGGCGGCGGCGGTCGCCGCGCGCGAGGCGGCCGACCTCCCGGGGGTCTTCTACGCCAGCCACGTCTTCAACCCGTACTTCCTGCACGGCACGAAGACGTACGTGTACGAGGTCTGGGAGGCCCTGGGCGGTCATCTCCCCGAGGTGCTGGTGGTCCCGGTCGGCAACGGCACGCTGCTGCTCGGGGCCGCGCTGGCGGTGGAGGAGCTGGCCCGCCGCGGGGTCCGCCCGCCGACGCTGATCGCCGTCCAGTCTGCGGCGGTCGCCCCGCTGGCCTCCGCCTTCCACGCGGGCGCCGAGGACGCCGAAGCCGTGCCCCAACTCCCCACCCTGGCCGAGGGCATCGCGATCCCGGCGCCGCCGCGGGCCCGCCAGATCCTGGCGGCCGTCCGCAAGTCCGGCGGTACCTTCCTGACCGTCCCGGACGACGCCGTCCGCACCGCCCAGCTCGACCTCGCCCGGCGCGGGCTCTTCGTGGAACCCACGGCCGCCGCCTGCTGGGCCGCGGTCGGCCCCACCGCCCCCGACAACCCCCTCCAGGACCGCACCGCGGTGATCCCGCTGTGCGGCGCGGGCGCCAAGACGGGCCTGGCGGCGCCCGCGGCCTGA
- a CDS encoding S8 family peptidase yields MSVMRHTRRRIAGIGATATLALALGAAAALPASAAPSAPQGVIENAGAEGTVSGSYIVTLNDSAARSTAESGRTVAKRYGARIDRTYDAALNGYSVEVSEAQARKLAADPAVKSVVQNRTFTVDTTQPSPPSWGLDRIDQRALPLDSSYTYPDKAGEGVTAYIIDTGVRITHTEFGGRASYGYDAIDNDNTAQDGHGHGTHVAGTVAGSSYGVAKKAKIVGVRVLDNNGSGTTAQVVAGIDWVTAHAVKPAVANLSLGGGADSALDTAVRNSIASGITYGVAAGNESTDASTKSPARVAEAITVGATTSADARASYSNYGTILDLFAPGSSITSSWGTGDTNTNTISGTSMATPHVVGAAALHLAANPAATPAQVSTALVNAATPNVLTSPGTGSPNRLLNIGSSTTPPNPGTRFENTADYAVNDNATVESPITVSGISGNAPATLSVPVDIKHTYVGDLKVDLVAPDGTVYNLRNRTGGSADNIVQTFTVNASAEVANGVWKLRVADLASIDTGKIDSWALQF; encoded by the coding sequence ATGTCCGTGATGCGTCACACCCGCCGGAGGATCGCCGGCATCGGCGCGACGGCCACACTGGCCCTCGCACTCGGCGCCGCCGCCGCGTTACCCGCCTCGGCGGCCCCGAGCGCCCCGCAGGGCGTCATTGAGAACGCCGGCGCCGAGGGCACCGTCTCCGGCAGCTACATCGTGACCCTGAACGACTCCGCCGCCCGCTCCACCGCCGAGAGCGGCAGGACCGTGGCCAAGCGCTACGGCGCGAGGATCGACCGGACCTACGACGCGGCCCTCAACGGCTACTCCGTCGAGGTCTCCGAGGCGCAAGCCAGGAAGCTCGCCGCCGACCCGGCGGTCAAGTCGGTCGTACAGAACCGCACCTTCACCGTCGACACCACCCAGCCCAGCCCGCCCTCCTGGGGCCTGGACCGGATCGACCAGCGCGCGCTCCCGCTCGACAGCAGCTACACCTACCCGGACAAGGCCGGCGAGGGCGTGACGGCGTACATCATCGACACCGGCGTGCGCATCACGCACACCGAGTTCGGCGGCCGCGCCTCCTACGGCTACGACGCCATCGACAACGACAACACCGCCCAGGACGGCCACGGCCACGGCACCCACGTCGCCGGCACGGTCGCGGGCAGCTCGTACGGCGTGGCCAAGAAGGCGAAGATCGTCGGCGTGCGCGTGCTCGACAACAACGGCTCCGGCACGACCGCCCAGGTCGTCGCCGGCATCGACTGGGTGACCGCGCACGCCGTGAAGCCGGCCGTGGCCAACCTGTCGCTCGGCGGCGGCGCGGACTCCGCGCTCGACACCGCCGTGCGCAACTCCATAGCCAGCGGCATCACCTACGGCGTCGCGGCGGGCAACGAGTCCACCGACGCGAGCACCAAGTCCCCGGCCCGCGTGGCCGAGGCGATCACCGTCGGCGCCACGACCAGCGCCGACGCCAGGGCGAGCTACTCCAACTACGGCACGATCCTGGACCTCTTCGCCCCCGGTTCGAGCATCACCTCCTCGTGGGGCACCGGCGACACCAACACGAACACCATCTCCGGCACCTCGATGGCGACCCCGCACGTCGTCGGCGCGGCCGCGCTCCACCTCGCGGCCAATCCCGCGGCCACCCCGGCCCAGGTCTCCACGGCCCTGGTGAACGCGGCCACGCCGAACGTCTTGACCAGCCCCGGCACCGGCTCCCCGAACCGGCTGCTGAACATCGGCAGCTCGACCACCCCGCCGAACCCGGGCACCCGCTTCGAGAACACCGCCGACTACGCGGTCAACGACAACGCCACCGTCGAGTCGCCGATCACCGTCAGCGGGATCTCCGGCAACGCCCCGGCCACGCTGAGCGTCCCGGTCGACATCAAGCACACCTACGTCGGTGACCTGAAGGTCGACCTGGTCGCCCCCGACGGCACCGTCTACAACCTGCGCAACCGCACCGGCGGCAGCGCGGACAACATCGTCCAGACCTTCACCGTGAACGCCTCCGCCGAGGTGGCCAACGGCGTGTGGAAGCTCCGGGTCGCCGACCTCGCGAGCATCGACACCGGAAAGATCGACTCCTGGGCGCTCCAGTTCTGA
- a CDS encoding DUF4190 domain-containing protein has translation MSNQPPHSWPPPPQGYAYGPPVLNGFALASLLVGLLCFPPLGVVFAIVALVQIAKKGERGRALAVCGLVVSVVMTGVLFLAAERAADGLFERARTMGAAEPYEDVAGELADSDELGVGQCFNVPGGDLLAEDPFVYRIACTEIHDAEVTFAMSLSGPRFPGEDELEESAARDCWRAQDAYAMDTWALPPYAEMFYFAPSRGSWDDGDRRVVCVIGTAEQEHRGSLRKDAGMLDPGQVTFLHAMNEADLALGHAPDADVEDALEEYRAWARQVDGALAAEALVLHGATERPEVAGPARAQRERVEAARRQWQRAAREVTADGFVDAWDRALAEMPVSTEQALRGAYGLSTTVPEWLEGQDEGEADEADGTGEPGGPGGSDGSSGSGGSSGKPSVQPASAGSARRGAVFP, from the coding sequence GTGAGCAACCAGCCCCCGCACTCCTGGCCCCCGCCCCCGCAGGGGTACGCGTACGGCCCGCCCGTGCTCAACGGCTTCGCGCTCGCCTCGCTGCTCGTCGGGCTGCTCTGCTTCCCGCCGCTCGGAGTCGTCTTCGCGATCGTGGCCCTCGTGCAGATCGCGAAGAAGGGCGAGCGGGGCCGGGCGCTCGCCGTCTGCGGCCTGGTGGTGTCGGTGGTGATGACCGGCGTCCTGTTCCTGGCCGCGGAGCGGGCCGCGGACGGTCTCTTCGAGCGGGCCCGCACGATGGGTGCGGCGGAGCCCTACGAGGACGTGGCCGGCGAGCTGGCCGACAGCGACGAGTTGGGCGTCGGCCAGTGCTTCAACGTCCCCGGCGGGGACCTGCTCGCCGAGGACCCCTTCGTCTACCGGATCGCCTGTACGGAGATCCACGACGCGGAGGTCACCTTCGCGATGTCGCTGAGCGGGCCGCGGTTTCCGGGGGAGGACGAGCTGGAGGAGTCGGCCGCGCGGGACTGCTGGCGCGCGCAGGACGCGTACGCGATGGACACGTGGGCGCTGCCCCCGTACGCGGAGATGTTCTACTTCGCCCCCTCGCGCGGGAGCTGGGACGACGGCGACCGGCGGGTCGTGTGCGTGATCGGCACGGCGGAGCAGGAGCACCGGGGCAGCCTGCGCAAGGATGCCGGAATGCTGGATCCCGGCCAGGTGACCTTCCTGCACGCGATGAACGAGGCCGACCTGGCACTGGGGCACGCGCCCGACGCGGACGTCGAGGACGCGCTGGAGGAGTACCGGGCGTGGGCGCGCCAGGTGGACGGGGCGCTGGCCGCCGAGGCGCTGGTGCTGCACGGGGCGACGGAGCGCCCGGAGGTGGCCGGCCCGGCCCGGGCGCAGCGGGAGCGGGTGGAGGCGGCCCGGCGCCAGTGGCAGCGGGCGGCGCGCGAGGTGACCGCGGACGGGTTCGTGGACGCGTGGGACCGGGCGCTCGCCGAGATGCCCGTTTCGACGGAGCAGGCGCTGCGGGGGGCGTACGGGCTGTCGACGACGGTTCCCGAGTGGCTGGAGGGGCAGGATGAGGGCGAGGCGGACGAGGCGGACGGGACGGGGGAGCCGGGTGGGCCCGGCGGGTCCGATGGGTCCAGTGGTTCCGGTGGGTCGTCGGGGAAACCGTCCGTGCAGCCGGCGTCGGCGGGGTCGGCGCGACGTGGGGCAGTGTTCCCGTAA
- a CDS encoding GntR family transcriptional regulator, which yields MTFGEQPAYLRVAGDLRRKIVDGSLPPHARLPSQARIREEYGVSDTVALEARKVLMAEGLVEGRSGSGTYVREQPVPRRVARSGYRTGGTSTPFRQEQAEAGARGTWDSSSEQVIAPAEVAKRLGIEPGERVMRTRYVYRDAGEAMMLSTSWEPLTVTGRTPVMLPEEGPLGGAGVVDRMAAIDVVVDNVVEEVGARPGLAEESTLLGGVPGHVVLVIGRTYFASGRAVETADVVVPADRYRLAYHLPVR from the coding sequence GTGACTTTCGGCGAGCAGCCGGCCTATCTGCGCGTCGCCGGGGATCTGCGACGGAAGATCGTCGATGGGTCCCTGCCTCCGCACGCCCGGCTCCCTTCACAGGCCCGGATCCGTGAGGAGTACGGGGTCTCCGACACGGTGGCCCTGGAAGCGCGCAAGGTCCTCATGGCGGAGGGCCTGGTCGAGGGCCGGTCGGGATCCGGCACCTACGTACGAGAACAGCCCGTCCCGCGGCGCGTGGCCCGCTCCGGCTACCGCACGGGCGGGACCTCCACCCCGTTCCGCCAGGAGCAGGCGGAGGCGGGCGCGCGCGGCACCTGGGACTCGAGCAGCGAACAGGTCATCGCCCCGGCGGAGGTCGCGAAACGGCTCGGCATCGAGCCCGGCGAGCGGGTGATGCGGACGCGCTACGTCTACCGGGACGCGGGCGAGGCGATGATGCTGTCGACCTCGTGGGAGCCGCTGACGGTGACCGGGCGGACACCGGTGATGCTGCCGGAGGAGGGGCCGCTCGGCGGCGCGGGCGTGGTCGACCGGATGGCCGCGATCGACGTGGTCGTGGACAACGTGGTGGAGGAGGTCGGGGCGCGGCCGGGCCTGGCGGAGGAGAGCACTCTGCTCGGCGGGGTGCCGGGGCATGTGGTGCTGGTGATCGGGCGCACGTACTTCGCGTCCGGACGGGCCGTGGAAACCGCGGACGTGGTCGTCCCGGCCGACCGGTACCGCCTGGCGTACCACCTGCCGGTGAGGTGA
- a CDS encoding purine-cytosine permease family protein, with translation MTDTVTPAPAPAPPRRSYAKLAADESREDYSLRYAPHSFRRWGPGTVAGTALGGIAYLADFAIGASIVFAYGFTSGAAAILAAAVVIFLTGIPIARACAKYGLDMDLVTRGAGFGYFGSTLTSLIYASFTFIFFALEGSIMAQAMHQAVGLPVELGYLLTTLVVIPIVFKGMGALAKVQAWTQPIWLIGLVLPFLVLAFEAPDAWGAFAHFGGTEGAGSGFSWIGFGFGTGIALSLIAQIGEQADYLRFMPAKTPANSRRWNLAVLAAGPGWVIIGAAKQLGGAFLAFVALEAVGRTHALEPIAPQLEALRPWLGGLALPVAALFVVVSQIKINVTNAYSGSLSWSNFFSRVTHRHPGRVWYIFLNLAVALTLMELNMFAMLGKLLGFYSNVGIAWIVAVAADLVINKRLGLSPPYIEFKRAYLYSVNPAGFGSMVIASTVSILAFFGLFGTYAEAFSTFIAAGLALVLCPLIAWATKGKYYLARPNTVNGPDVEVADVTATHLCSVCESAYELPDIADCPVQSGPICSLCCSLDATCGDVCRKAPPGGAVILPLPTVRGI, from the coding sequence ATGACCGATACCGTCACCCCCGCCCCGGCCCCCGCGCCACCCCGCAGGAGCTACGCCAAACTCGCCGCCGACGAGAGCCGCGAGGACTACTCGCTCAGGTACGCGCCCCACTCCTTCCGCCGCTGGGGCCCCGGCACGGTCGCCGGCACGGCGCTCGGCGGCATCGCCTACCTCGCCGACTTCGCCATCGGCGCCTCCATCGTCTTCGCCTACGGCTTCACCAGCGGAGCCGCCGCGATCCTGGCGGCCGCCGTCGTGATCTTCCTGACCGGCATACCCATCGCCCGCGCGTGCGCCAAGTACGGCCTGGACATGGACCTGGTCACCCGGGGCGCGGGCTTCGGGTACTTCGGCTCCACCCTCACCTCCCTCATCTACGCCTCCTTCACCTTCATCTTCTTCGCCCTCGAAGGCTCGATCATGGCCCAGGCCATGCACCAGGCCGTCGGGCTGCCGGTGGAGCTCGGGTACCTCCTCACCACGCTCGTGGTCATCCCGATCGTCTTCAAGGGCATGGGCGCGCTCGCCAAGGTGCAGGCCTGGACCCAGCCGATCTGGCTCATCGGGCTGGTCCTGCCCTTCCTCGTGCTCGCCTTCGAGGCGCCCGACGCCTGGGGCGCCTTCGCGCACTTCGGCGGGACCGAGGGAGCCGGCTCCGGCTTCTCCTGGATCGGCTTCGGATTCGGCACCGGCATCGCGCTCTCGCTCATCGCGCAGATCGGCGAACAGGCCGACTACCTGCGGTTCATGCCCGCCAAGACCCCGGCCAACAGCCGCCGCTGGAACCTCGCCGTGCTCGCCGCCGGCCCCGGCTGGGTGATCATCGGCGCCGCCAAGCAGCTCGGCGGCGCCTTCCTCGCCTTCGTCGCCCTGGAGGCGGTGGGCAGGACCCACGCGCTGGAGCCGATCGCCCCGCAGCTGGAGGCGCTGCGCCCGTGGCTCGGCGGTCTCGCGCTGCCCGTCGCCGCCCTGTTCGTCGTGGTGTCGCAGATCAAGATCAACGTCACGAACGCCTACAGCGGCTCGCTGTCCTGGTCGAACTTCTTCTCCCGCGTCACCCACCGCCACCCCGGCCGGGTCTGGTACATCTTCCTCAACCTCGCCGTCGCGCTGACGCTGATGGAGCTGAACATGTTCGCGATGCTCGGCAAACTGCTGGGCTTCTACTCCAACGTCGGCATCGCCTGGATCGTCGCCGTCGCCGCCGACCTCGTGATCAACAAGCGGCTCGGTCTCAGCCCGCCGTACATCGAGTTCAAGCGCGCCTACCTCTACTCCGTCAATCCGGCGGGTTTCGGCTCGATGGTGATCGCCTCCACCGTCTCGATCCTCGCCTTCTTCGGTCTTTTCGGGACGTATGCCGAGGCCTTCTCCACGTTCATAGCGGCCGGACTCGCGCTCGTCCTCTGCCCGTTGATCGCGTGGGCGACGAAGGGGAAGTACTACTTGGCCAGGCCGAACACGGTCAACGGCCCGGACGTGGAGGTCGCGGACGTCACCGCGACGCATCTCTGCTCCGTCTGCGAGAGCGCGTACGAGCTCCCCGACATCGCCGACTGCCCGGTCCAGTCCGGCCCGATCTGCTCGCTCTGCTGTTCCCTCGACGCGACCTGCGGGGACGTCTGCCGCAAGGCGCCCCCGGGCGGGGCCGTGATTCTGCCGCTGCCCACCGTGCGCGGGATCTGA
- a CDS encoding SPOR domain-containing protein — MNDSGALLPWLVIREDDNGNRYRVGRYSTRAEAQKVADSLESRGHKQLYWIERLGQGVTTSPTVTKN; from the coding sequence ATGAACGACAGCGGTGCCCTGCTCCCGTGGCTGGTCATACGTGAGGACGACAACGGCAACCGCTACCGGGTGGGCCGGTACTCCACCCGGGCCGAGGCCCAGAAAGTCGCCGACAGCCTCGAGAGCAGAGGGCACAAGCAGCTGTACTGGATCGAGCGGCTCGGTCAGGGCGTCACCACCAGCCCGACCGTCACCAAGAACTGA